The DNA region CTCTCCACAACCAGATCGATCGCCGCCGAGAGTCGCGTCCACATCTCGCGCTCCTTCTCAAGCTGCGCGCGCCCCGCCGCCGTCAGCGAGTAGAAGCGCGCCTGCCGTCCCGTCTCCGTCTCGCCCCACTTCGAGCGAATCCAGCCCTGCTGTTCCAGCCGCTGCAACGCCGGATACAGCGAGCCCTGCTGCACCTGCAGCACATCGTTTGAGATCTGCTCGATCCTTTTCGCAATCGCCCAGCCATGCTTCGGCTCCAGC from Acidobacteriota bacterium includes:
- a CDS encoding PadR family transcriptional regulator, with translation MGRPNDLVQGTLGLLILKTISLEPKHGWAIAKRIEQISNDVLQVQQGSLYPALQRLEQQGWIRSKWGETETGRQARFYSLTAAGRAQLEKEREMWTRLSAAIDLVVES